In Caldisphaera lagunensis DSM 15908, a single genomic region encodes these proteins:
- a CDS encoding plastocyanin/azurin family copper-binding protein gives MNKLIWLAIILTLGLAISITGIAYYLNYKEYYNNINNYYNLQSFTRYPINESMELANEIPNYVHIYKNNNSIVIDNNNINLVVLAMMGNDAANMTNSTVPSYSHGDVFVIYGLINPTLIVPSGSTIHVLFINLDDDMYHNFIITTTPPPYPYNVMPYVGMNGGMGPSMRLYMTWLPPANYNNNYAYGYEYTFIINSPGNYWYLCTYPGHAENGMYGEVISLQ, from the coding sequence ATGAATAAATTAATTTGGTTAGCAATAATATTAACTCTTGGCCTAGCTATATCAATAACGGGCATTGCATACTATTTAAATTATAAAGAATATTATAATAACATAAATAACTATTATAACCTTCAATCTTTTACTAGATATCCTATTAATGAATCAATGGAGTTGGCTAATGAAATTCCAAATTATGTCCATATATATAAAAATAATAATTCTATTGTGATAGACAACAATAATATAAATTTGGTTGTATTAGCTATGATGGGTAATGATGCAGCAAACATGACAAATTCAACTGTTCCTTCCTATTCTCATGGGGACGTCTTTGTAATCTATGGTTTAATAAATCCAACATTAATTGTTCCATCAGGTTCAACCATTCATGTGTTATTTATCAACTTAGATGATGATATGTATCATAACTTTATTATCACAACAACCCCTCCACCATATCCATATAACGTTATGCCTTATGTTGGCATGAATGGGGGTATGGGACCTTCTATGAGACTCTATATGACTTGGTTGCCTCCAGCTAATTATAACAATAACTATGCATATGGCTATGAATACACATTTATAATCAATTCGCCAGGAAATTATTGGTATTTATGTACATACCCAGGTCATGCTGAGAATGGCATGTACGGTGAAGTCATATCACTTCAGTAA
- a CDS encoding 4-hydroxyphenylacetate 3-hydroxylase N-terminal domain-containing protein — MLGTSNDYLNRLKEREKDIDIYVGGEKVEDVLNNPVIRPSINVITKTYELSLKNEYKGILTVMQDNEEINRLVYVEKSINDLIMRAESQRILNSHIGNCNYRCTGHDGINAVYASTYDIDSKLNTEYHKRFLRWLKDVQSKDLVVETAMTDVKGNRSKGPLEQKNDFAYVHVVERKKDGIIVRGAKMHITGAAIADEILVIPTKNMKQNERDYAVSFAIKPETKNVHFISSWHPMDIMKKVSKDLGTDIDYPLPFGHRNTYLIIFDDVFVPNDRVFMDGEYEFTGKLIEYFVSHHRAGGGPCKAGFADVILGSAALMADANGVLNASYIQDRLLDIMRHGESAYAAGLAAMVKGYRHPSGEYIPDFRLANITKLDSIEHLKEAIIASADIGGGITVNAPSSKDLNIEGLSNKIAEALKGNENYTAEERLRIARLLQLWVAGPHLVGLIQGGGPPAAELLALKNDMKNRLNDLIENAKIMAGIKKE; from the coding sequence GTGTTAGGAACCTCTAATGATTATTTAAATAGGTTAAAAGAAAGAGAAAAAGATATTGATATTTATGTTGGAGGAGAAAAGGTTGAGGATGTTTTAAATAACCCAGTTATAAGGCCCTCAATTAATGTTATAACAAAAACATACGAATTATCTTTAAAAAATGAATATAAAGGTATTTTAACGGTTATGCAAGATAATGAAGAAATAAATAGATTAGTTTATGTTGAGAAAAGTATAAATGACTTAATAATGAGAGCAGAATCACAAAGAATACTTAATTCTCATATTGGTAATTGCAATTATAGATGCACAGGCCATGATGGAATTAATGCTGTTTATGCATCTACTTATGATATAGATTCTAAGTTAAACACAGAATATCACAAAAGATTTCTTAGATGGCTAAAAGATGTACAATCAAAGGATTTGGTAGTTGAAACAGCTATGACAGACGTTAAGGGAAATAGATCAAAAGGACCTTTGGAACAAAAAAATGATTTTGCTTATGTACATGTAGTTGAGAGGAAAAAAGATGGAATAATTGTTAGAGGAGCAAAAATGCATATTACCGGTGCTGCAATAGCGGATGAAATATTGGTTATACCAACAAAAAATATGAAACAAAATGAAAGAGACTATGCAGTATCTTTTGCAATAAAACCAGAAACAAAAAACGTTCATTTTATATCTAGTTGGCACCCAATGGATATAATGAAGAAGGTTTCTAAAGATCTTGGAACAGATATAGATTATCCATTACCATTTGGTCATAGAAATACATATTTAATAATTTTTGATGATGTTTTTGTTCCTAATGATAGAGTTTTTATGGACGGAGAATATGAGTTTACAGGCAAATTAATAGAATATTTTGTATCTCATCATAGAGCGGGAGGGGGACCTTGCAAAGCAGGTTTTGCCGATGTTATCCTTGGTTCAGCTGCATTAATGGCAGATGCAAATGGTGTGCTTAATGCAAGTTACATACAGGACAGGCTTTTAGATATCATGAGACATGGAGAGTCTGCTTATGCAGCTGGATTAGCGGCTATGGTTAAAGGATATAGACATCCAAGTGGGGAGTATATACCAGATTTTAGATTAGCCAATATAACCAAATTAGATTCAATTGAACATCTAAAAGAAGCTATTATAGCGTCAGCTGATATAGGTGGGGGAATTACAGTTAATGCACCTTCGTCTAAGGATCTAAATATTGAAGGACTTTCAAATAAGATCGCGGAAGCTTTAAAAGGAAATGAAAATTACACTGCTGAAGAAAGGCTAAGAATAGCAAGACTTTTACAGCTATGGGTTGCAGGACCTCATCTTGTTGGTCTAATTCAAGGAGGAGGTCCTCCTGCAGCAGAATTATTAGCCCTCAAAAATGATATGAAAAATAGATTAAATGATTTAATAGAAAATGCTAAAATAATGGCTGGAATTAAAAAAGAATAA
- a CDS encoding TIGR00304 family membrane protein codes for MANITTWLIIGFTLIVIGMLVIFSGTIYSSIQQNITQKFEVGGIIMIGPIPIIFGNSWKAINIAIILAIVLMILAIALIIINRTFLPKIPS; via the coding sequence TTGGCAAACATAACTACCTGGTTAATAATAGGATTTACTTTAATAGTTATTGGTATGCTAGTTATATTTTCAGGTACAATTTATTCATCAATTCAACAAAACATTACCCAAAAATTTGAAGTAGGAGGTATAATAATGATTGGACCAATTCCAATAATTTTTGGAAATTCATGGAAAGCAATTAATATTGCAATAATATTGGCAATAGTTCTAATGATATTAGCCATAGCTTTGATAATAATTAATAGAACTTTTCTTCCAAAAATCCCAAGCTAA
- a CDS encoding YbjQ family protein, producing MSVSEKDVMVSTTPYIPGYKVTKVLGICLGITVRSRGLGGRILASLRSIAGGEIKEFTEMSEQSRVQAIERMITHAKGLGANAIISFRLDSNEVAETMDEIIAYGTAVVVEPDKSIAESKME from the coding sequence ATGAGCGTATCTGAAAAAGATGTAATGGTCTCAACAACTCCTTATATACCAGGATATAAAGTAACAAAAGTTCTAGGTATTTGTCTTGGCATAACAGTTAGATCAAGGGGGCTTGGGGGTAGAATTTTAGCAAGTCTAAGGAGTATAGCTGGAGGAGAAATAAAAGAGTTTACTGAAATGTCAGAGCAATCTAGAGTTCAAGCCATAGAAAGAATGATAACTCATGCAAAAGGATTAGGAGCAAATGCGATAATAAGCTTTAGGCTAGATTCGAATGAAGTAGCTGAAACTATGGATGAAATTATAGCCTATGGTACAGCAGTGGTTGTTGAACCTGATAAAAGTATAGCTGAAAGCAAGATGGAATAA
- a CDS encoding TIGR00304 family membrane protein, with amino-acid sequence MPDIAIWLTIGIALIMIGFLVILIGTIYSSSKKDQTQKSEVGGVIMIGPIPIIFGNSWRAAKIAIILAIILITLAIVFMLIGRIAF; translated from the coding sequence ATGCCAGATATTGCCATATGGCTAACAATAGGAATTGCTCTAATAATGATTGGATTCTTAGTTATACTTATTGGCACTATTTATTCATCATCAAAAAAAGACCAAACTCAAAAATCTGAGGTCGGAGGGGTAATAATGATTGGGCCAATTCCAATAATTTTCGGAAATTCATGGAGGGCTGCAAAAATAGCTATTATATTGGCAATAATTTTAATAACTTTAGCAATTGTTTTTATGTTAATTGGAAGGATAGCATTCTAA
- a CDS encoding Trm112 family protein, protein MRYYFFELLACPECKSDNLMLYELNVKEDKVDIDPEKIKCKEKCAFQKKPANEVPIDICKRCVNLDVIDGIIICKNCGRWYPIIDGIPRMLNDKYRKYHEDVELLRKYLDKIPLDIKNLMKIPELGK, encoded by the coding sequence ATGAGATACTATTTCTTTGAATTGCTAGCCTGCCCTGAATGTAAAAGTGACAATTTAATGCTATATGAACTAAACGTAAAGGAAGATAAGGTTGATATAGATCCAGAAAAAATTAAATGTAAAGAAAAGTGTGCTTTTCAGAAAAAACCAGCTAATGAAGTTCCTATTGATATATGCAAGAGATGTGTTAATTTAGATGTAATTGATGGTATTATTATATGCAAGAATTGTGGTAGATGGTATCCTATAATTGATGGTATACCGAGAATGCTTAATGATAAGTATAGAAAATATCATGAAGATGTGGAACTCTTAAGAAAATATCTTGATAAAATTCCTTTAGATATTAAAAATTTAATGAAAATACCAGAATTAGGCAAATAA
- the glmM gene encoding phosphoglucosamine mutase, producing the protein MARLFGTDGVRGIVGELITPEFSLRMGHAIGAYFGKGSRLLIGRDVRLGGDMVVRSLTAGLLAEGIKVYDAGLLPTPALQYGIKSLGFDGGVMITASHNPPEYNGIKVISSDGIEIPHENEDIIENYYFNNYLSKMEWRSYDNFVKSRDDIIDIYIDAIINQVDVEKIAKKNFKVVVDCANSVGSLTSPLLLRKLGVKAFTVNCNLDPYFPGRNPEPNAETLQNTLNYIKLIKADAGFAHDGDADRAMVLDNEGRIQWGDRTGALLTEFSSKIWKNYNKKTYTAVSSSILVEEYLKPKGIDVAWTPVGSVTIAREITKNNDAISGFEDNGGYLHVPHHVVRDGAMTIALTLYMLSETNETLNNIYNKLPQYYAIKAKIEANREQALCGVEAVKEKYSSYRMITIDGVKVFGDDFWLLVRPSGTEPILRITGEAKDKEKIEKIINDTIKYVKERCIR; encoded by the coding sequence TTGGCCAGGCTTTTTGGAACAGATGGAGTAAGAGGTATTGTAGGAGAGCTAATAACGCCAGAATTTTCATTAAGGATGGGCCATGCAATAGGAGCATACTTTGGAAAAGGTTCTAGATTACTTATTGGAAGGGATGTAAGGTTAGGTGGGGATATGGTTGTTAGATCATTAACTGCAGGCCTACTTGCTGAGGGAATCAAAGTTTACGATGCAGGCCTACTTCCAACACCAGCTTTACAATATGGAATAAAGTCTTTGGGTTTTGATGGTGGAGTTATGATTACCGCAAGCCATAATCCACCTGAATATAATGGAATTAAAGTTATATCAAGCGATGGGATAGAAATACCCCATGAGAATGAAGATATTATAGAAAACTATTATTTTAACAATTATTTGTCAAAAATGGAATGGAGATCTTATGATAATTTTGTAAAGAGTAGGGATGATATAATTGATATTTACATAGATGCTATAATTAACCAGGTTGATGTAGAAAAAATTGCTAAGAAAAACTTTAAAGTTGTTGTTGATTGTGCTAATAGTGTTGGATCTTTAACTTCTCCATTATTATTAAGAAAATTAGGTGTAAAAGCCTTTACAGTAAATTGTAACTTAGATCCATATTTTCCAGGAAGGAATCCTGAACCAAATGCAGAAACATTGCAGAACACATTAAATTATATAAAATTAATTAAAGCAGATGCAGGTTTTGCTCATGATGGAGATGCTGATAGAGCGATGGTATTAGATAATGAGGGAAGAATACAATGGGGAGATAGAACGGGCGCATTGTTAACAGAATTTTCATCTAAAATATGGAAAAATTATAATAAGAAAACGTATACAGCTGTTTCGAGCAGTATACTTGTAGAAGAATATCTAAAACCTAAGGGAATTGATGTAGCTTGGACGCCTGTTGGGAGTGTTACCATAGCTAGGGAAATAACTAAAAACAATGATGCCATTAGTGGTTTCGAAGATAATGGGGGTTATTTGCACGTACCCCATCATGTGGTAAGGGATGGAGCTATGACAATTGCATTAACTCTATACATGCTCTCTGAAACTAATGAAACATTAAATAATATTTATAATAAGCTTCCACAATATTATGCAATTAAAGCAAAAATAGAAGCTAATAGAGAACAGGCCTTATGTGGTGTAGAAGCAGTTAAAGAAAAATACTCATCTTATAGAATGATTACGATTGATGGGGTAAAGGTTTTTGGAGATGATTTTTGGTTACTTGTTAGACCAAGTGGTACTGAACCCATATTGAGGATAACTGGAGAAGCAAAAGATAAAGAAAAAATTGAAAAAATTATCAACGATACAATAAAATATGTTAAAGAGAGATGTATAAGGTGA
- a CDS encoding hydrolase translates to MKFIKIGKFNVSILGSDSFGVRSLATFVNVCNKNIGIDLGASLAPRRYGLPPHKIELERLSKVLLEIENAINISDYIIITHYHYDHYIKDKPNLYYGKTLFIKDPKKNVNRSQSYRAKVFLIDNEVQNKANVNIADNNKFDFGDLKLEFSNALWHGEDKTKVGKLVMARIICNDQSIIFGSDTQGPGNQEALEKLIEWKGAELLIISGPPTYFAGYKVSQESVEKGLENMKSLIEKHVSKIIIADHHLLRDIHYKDILKDHYKLANDNGVSLITAAEFMGYPIDQLEARRKELWGK, encoded by the coding sequence TTGAAATTTATAAAAATTGGTAAATTTAATGTATCAATTTTAGGTTCAGATAGTTTCGGAGTTAGATCATTGGCAACATTTGTAAATGTATGCAATAAAAATATTGGTATTGATCTAGGAGCCTCATTAGCCCCAAGAAGATATGGACTACCGCCTCATAAAATCGAGTTAGAAAGATTAAGTAAAGTTTTGTTAGAAATAGAAAATGCAATAAACATATCTGATTATATAATAATAACTCATTATCATTATGATCACTATATTAAAGATAAACCAAATCTTTATTATGGAAAAACATTATTTATTAAAGATCCAAAAAAGAATGTAAATAGGAGCCAATCATATAGAGCAAAGGTGTTTTTAATTGATAATGAAGTTCAGAACAAGGCAAATGTAAATATAGCTGATAATAATAAATTTGATTTTGGGGATTTAAAATTAGAATTTTCAAACGCATTATGGCATGGAGAAGATAAAACAAAGGTTGGAAAGCTAGTTATGGCTAGGATTATATGTAACGATCAATCTATAATATTTGGAAGCGATACTCAAGGACCAGGTAATCAAGAGGCATTAGAAAAGTTAATTGAGTGGAAAGGTGCAGAGCTATTAATAATTAGTGGACCCCCTACATATTTTGCAGGCTATAAGGTTTCTCAAGAATCAGTAGAAAAAGGCCTTGAAAATATGAAGAGTCTTATAGAAAAACACGTTTCAAAAATTATAATTGCTGATCATCATTTGTTAAGAGACATACACTATAAAGACATATTGAAGGATCACTATAAATTAGCAAACGATAATGGTGTTTCTTTAATAACAGCAGCGGAATTTATGGGATACCCAATAGATCAATTAGAAGCAAGGAGGAAAGAGCTTTGGGGAAAATAG